The following are encoded in a window of Bos javanicus breed banteng chromosome 12, ARS-OSU_banteng_1.0, whole genome shotgun sequence genomic DNA:
- the LOC133258165 gene encoding kelch repeat and BTB domain-containing protein 6, with protein MQSREESSRSRRLASPRGGKRPKRVHKPTVSAFFTGPEELKDTGHSAALLAQLKSFYDARLLCDVTIEVVTPGSGPGTGRLFPCNRNVLAAACPYFKSMFTGGMYESHQTNVTMHDVDAESFEVLVDYCYTGRVSLSESNVERLYAASDMLQLEYVREACASFLARRLDLANCTAIFKFADAFGHRKLRSQAQSFIAHNFKQLSQMSPIREESLADLTLAQLLTVLRLDSLNIEHEQTVCHVAVQWLEAAPKERGPSAAEVFKCVRWTHFSDEDRGYVEELLTNTVVKKYCLDLVEGARQMRYGDMLCKSLVPKPESSGVSSGSSVVSCVGGGGGGGGGGSSSVVSIVLSGGGSSSSVVPMSDHLPQRLGVYAKKMVIFFGHPRDPFLCCDPYSGDIYKVPSPLTCLAHTRTVTTLAVCVSPDHDIYLAAQPRKDLWVYKPAQNSWQQLADRLLCREGMDVAYLNGYIYILGGRDPITGIKLKEVECYSVQRNQWALVAPLPHSFISFDLMVIQNYLYALNSKRMFCFDPSHNMWLKCVSLKRNDFQEACVFNDEIYCICDIPVMKVYNPVRGEWRQINNIPLVSETNNYRIINHGQKLLLITSRTPQWKKNRVTVYEYDMRGDQWINIGTTLGLFQFDSNFFCLSARVYPSCLEPGQSFLTEEEEVPSESSTEWDLGGFSELDSESGSSSSLSDDDLWVQVAPQ; from the coding sequence ATGCAGTCCCGGGAAGAATCTTCGCGCTCTCGCCGCCTCGCCAGTCCCCGCGGTGGGAAGCGCCCCAAAAGGGTTCACAAACCTACGGTTTCAGCTTTTTTCACGGGCCCGGAGGAGCTGAAGGACACGGGCCATTCTGCAGCCCTGCTGGCCCAGCTCAAGTCCTTTTACGACGCGCGGCTGCTCTGCGATGTGACCATCGAGGTGGTCACCCCCGGCAGCGGGCCCGGCACCGGCCGCCTCTTCCCCTGCAACCGTAACGTGCTGGCGGCCGCGTGTCCCTACTTCAAGAGTATGTTCACCGGCGGCATGTACGAGAGCCATCAGACGAACGTGACCATGCACGACGTGGACGCCGAGTCCTTCGAGGTGCTGGTCGATTACTGCTACACCGGTCGCGTGTCCCTGAGTGAATCGAACGTGGAGCGCCTTTATGCAGCCTCCGACATGCTGCAGCTGGAGTACGTGCGGGAAGCCTGTGCCTCCTTCCTAGCCCGCCGCCTTGACCTGGCCAACTGCACGGCCATCTTCAAGTTTGCTGATGCCTTCGGCCATCGCAAGCTGCGGTCGCAGGCGCAGTCCTTTATAGCCCACAACTTCAAGCAGCTCAGCCAGATGAGTCCAATTCGCGAAGAGTCCCTGGCAGATCTGACCCTGGCCCAGCTGCTGACCGTCCTGCGCCTGGACAGTCTCAACATCGAGCACGAGCAGACCGTGTGTCATGTGGCGGTGCAGTGGTTGGAGGCGGCTCCCAAGGAGCGGGGTCCCAGCGCTGCAGAAGTTTTCAAGTGTGTCCGCTGGACCCACTTCTCTGACGAAGATCGGGGCTACGTGGAAGAGCTGCTGACCAACACCGTGGTGAAGAAGTACTGTCTGGACCTTGTTGAAGGGGCCCGGCAGATGCGGTATGGTGACATGTTGTGCAAGTCTCTGGTCCCCAAACCAGAGAGCAGCGGTGTTAGCAGTGGCAGCAGTGTTGTTAGCTGCgttggtggtggcggtggtggtggcggtggcgGTAGCAGCAGCGTTGTTAGCATTGTTCTTAGCGGCGGCGGAAGCAGCAGCTCTGTTGTGCCCATGTCTGATCATCTACCCCAGAGGTTAGGTGTGTATGCCAAGAAGATGGTGATCTTCTTTGGCCATCCCAGAGATCCCTTTCTGTGCTGTGACCCATACTCGGGGGACATTTACAAAGTGCCATCACCTCTGACCTGCCTTGCTCACACTAGGACTGTGACCACCTTAGCTGTCTGTGTCTCTCCAGACCATGACATTTATCTGGCCGCCCAGCCCAGGAAGGACCTCTGGGTGTATAAACCAGCCCAGAATAGTTGGCAGCAGCTTGCTGATCGCCTGCTCTGCCGGGAGGGCATGGACGTGGCATACCTCAATGGCTATATCTACATCCTGGGTGGTCGGGACCCCATTACCGGCATTAAACTGAAGGAGGTGGAGTGCTACAGTGTCCAGAGGAACCAGTGGGCGCTGGTGGCTCCGCTGCCCCAttcctttatttcctttgacCTGATGGTCATTCAGAACTATCTGTATGCTCTCAACAGTAAGCGCATGTTCTGCTTTGATCCCAGCCACAATATGTGGCTGAAGTGCGTTTCTCTGAAGCGCAATGATTTTCAGGAAGCCTGTGTCTTCAATGATGAGATATACTGCATCTGCGACATCCCTGTCATGAAGGTGTACAATCCAGTCAGAGGAGAGTGGAGGCAGATTAATAACATCCCCTTGGTGTCGGAGACTAACAACTACCGGATTATCAATCATGGCCAAAAACTGTTGCTGATCACCTCACGCACCCCGCAGTGGAAGAAGAACCGGGTGACCGTGTATGAATACGATATGAGGGGTGACCAGTGGATTAATATAGGTACCACATTAGGCTTGTTCCAGTTCGATTCTAACTTTTTTTGCCTCTCAGCTCGCGTTTATCCTTCCTGTCTTGAACCCGGTCAGAGTTTTCTCACTGAGGAGGAAGAAGTACCTAGTGAATCCAGCACTGAGTGGGATTTAGGTGGGTTCAGTGAGTTGGATTCTGAATCAGGGAGCTCAAGCTCTTTATCTGATGATGATTTGTGGGTTCAGGTAGCCCCTCAGTGA